A region of Acidobacteriota bacterium DNA encodes the following proteins:
- a CDS encoding polysaccharide deacetylase family protein yields the protein MTSRGGFLLSFDVEEWFHANYDAVGPEPPQGHDNRLMDNIRTILELCAENKARATFFILGRTAERHPGLVETIRDDGHEIASHGLSHRPVSSMSPKEFEADLDRSLDILKTRAGTEIVGYRAPSWSVRRDMDWFFHILETRGLLYDSSLFPAKTYLYGDNRIPRFPFRIGGLLEIPPSTLNLAGRRLPFSGGAAFRVWSYAVLRAGLSRFERRGRPGIVYLHPREVDPGGLRLSLPLRDRIVHYAGLKTARKKLSRLLAAFPFISFRDYIDSLPNHP from the coding sequence ATGACGTCCCGCGGCGGATTCCTCCTCTCCTTCGATGTCGAGGAATGGTTCCATGCCAACTACGACGCCGTGGGTCCGGAGCCGCCTCAAGGCCATGACAACCGCCTTATGGATAACATCCGGACCATCCTCGAGCTTTGCGCGGAAAACAAAGCCCGGGCGACATTTTTCATTCTGGGAAGAACGGCCGAAAGACATCCGGGACTGGTCGAAACAATCCGGGATGACGGTCACGAAATTGCCTCTCACGGACTCAGCCATAGACCGGTATCAAGCATGAGCCCGAAGGAATTCGAAGCCGACCTCGATCGATCGCTGGATATTCTCAAGACAAGAGCCGGAACGGAGATTGTGGGGTATCGGGCGCCGTCCTGGTCGGTTCGCCGCGACATGGATTGGTTTTTCCACATCCTCGAAACCCGCGGGCTCCTCTACGATTCCAGTCTCTTTCCGGCAAAAACCTATCTCTATGGCGATAATCGCATACCGCGCTTCCCTTTCCGGATCGGCGGACTTCTTGAAATTCCGCCCAGCACGCTGAACCTTGCGGGCCGCCGCCTTCCCTTTTCCGGAGGCGCTGCCTTTCGGGTCTGGTCCTATGCGGTGCTCCGGGCGGGTCTGAGTCGATTCGAGCGCCGGGGCCGGCCCGGAATCGTCTATCTTCACCCCCGGGAAGTCGATCCCGGCGGCCTGCGTTTGTCTCTGCCGCTTCGCGACCGGATTGTTCACTACGCCGGCCTGAAAACCGCCCGGAAAAAACTGTCCCGCCTCCTCGCCGCCTTCCCCTTCATCTCGTTCAGGGATTATATTGACAGCCTTCCGAACCACCCTTGA
- a CDS encoding methyltransferase domain-containing protein, with protein sequence MDHKLWTEYFDGRAELCGDAETANSYFNSANFRFFKKHVLRLAGDLRGRAVLDSGCGTGHFTAGLAAENFLVGADISRGMLLLAGGKGLVSVQIGPGGLPFRDGSFDLVFSNSVIQCVEDGRALIAELVRTARPGGRIIISTANGENLAFSTMRRIKGGVDRYLHVRSQTEVRSGLEACGARVLSVVNMYFPFGLAKKQDGRKKPGIPARRLATAFAVEAVKEA encoded by the coding sequence ATGGATCATAAACTCTGGACGGAATATTTCGACGGCCGGGCCGAACTCTGCGGCGATGCCGAAACCGCCAACAGCTATTTCAATTCGGCCAACTTCCGGTTCTTCAAAAAGCATGTCCTCCGGCTGGCCGGCGATCTCCGGGGCCGGGCCGTTCTCGACTCCGGCTGCGGCACGGGCCACTTCACGGCCGGCCTGGCCGCTGAAAACTTTCTTGTCGGGGCCGATATTTCCCGGGGCATGCTCCTTTTGGCCGGCGGCAAGGGGCTTGTCTCCGTTCAAATCGGGCCCGGCGGACTGCCGTTTCGTGACGGAAGTTTCGACTTGGTTTTTTCGAACAGCGTGATCCAGTGCGTCGAAGACGGCCGGGCTCTGATCGCCGAACTCGTCCGGACGGCCCGGCCAGGCGGCCGGATCATCATCAGCACGGCCAATGGGGAAAACCTGGCCTTTTCCACCATGCGCCGCATCAAGGGAGGCGTCGACCGGTATCTTCATGTCCGTTCCCAAACCGAAGTCCGAAGCGGTCTTGAGGCCTGCGGCGCCCGGGTGTTGTCCGTCGTGAACATGTACTTTCCTTTCGGTTTGGCGAAGAAGCAGGACGGGCGGAAGAAGCCCGGCATTCCGGCGCGCCGGTTGGCAACGGCCTTTGCCGTCGAGGCGGTCAAAGAGGCGTGA
- a CDS encoding GNAT family N-acetyltransferase: MSPKAEAGPRPDGSTPPGPLEPEWIPFSAGHEAKWDAFVEGHPGGRFVHLSGYKRAVELVYGFDPVYRLCLDGPNIRAVFPGFVHRSRIYGRKIVSQPFNEYGGLLPAGDAGPGEKIALVESFARAIRREMKAFGCRHLEMRHPLSLGDDVAGPFQALPLFRRVDRLLEPPDILWKKLDAKDRSLIRKAASFNLEFAERPGFRPLEEEFYPIYLKTMKRLGTPPHPLSFFFALRRYLKDNMKLFIIAHKGHPVSALIAWRTGTTVQITDMCSDDAAFAMKPNDFAVWEFFRWAYAAGCRGFDFGPVRYRGQEIFKKKWLMQFHDYRYLYLDDGAAGVRPPRNPFSGNSSLAGHAVEVWKKAVPQWLARSLGARFRKEIGL, from the coding sequence TTGTCACCAAAAGCTGAGGCCGGTCCCCGCCCGGACGGCTCGACGCCGCCCGGACCGCTCGAGCCGGAATGGATCCCGTTCTCGGCCGGCCATGAGGCCAAATGGGATGCCTTCGTGGAGGGCCATCCCGGCGGCCGTTTCGTTCATCTTTCGGGCTACAAACGAGCCGTCGAGCTTGTCTATGGTTTCGATCCGGTCTACCGCCTCTGCCTGGATGGTCCGAACATCCGGGCCGTTTTTCCAGGATTTGTTCACCGCAGCCGGATCTACGGGCGGAAAATCGTCTCCCAGCCGTTCAATGAATACGGCGGACTTCTTCCGGCCGGAGATGCCGGACCCGGGGAAAAGATAGCCCTTGTGGAGAGTTTTGCCCGCGCCATCCGCCGGGAGATGAAGGCATTCGGCTGCCGCCACCTGGAAATGCGCCATCCGTTAAGTCTCGGAGACGATGTCGCCGGACCCTTTCAGGCCCTTCCCCTTTTCCGGCGCGTCGACCGCCTTCTGGAGCCTCCGGACATCCTGTGGAAAAAACTGGATGCCAAGGACAGAAGCCTCATCCGCAAGGCCGCCTCCTTCAACCTCGAATTCGCAGAGCGTCCGGGCTTCCGGCCCCTCGAGGAAGAGTTCTATCCGATTTACCTGAAAACCATGAAGAGACTGGGCACGCCGCCGCACCCTCTGTCTTTTTTCTTCGCTCTGCGCCGATATCTTAAAGACAACATGAAGCTTTTCATCATCGCCCACAAGGGGCATCCGGTTTCGGCGCTGATTGCCTGGCGAACCGGAACGACCGTCCAAATCACGGACATGTGTTCGGACGATGCCGCCTTCGCCATGAAACCCAATGACTTCGCCGTCTGGGAGTTTTTCCGCTGGGCTTACGCCGCCGGCTGCCGCGGTTTCGATTTCGGTCCGGTCAGGTACAGGGGCCAGGAAATATTCAAAAAGAAATGGCTGATGCAGTTCCATGACTACCGATATCTTTATCTGGACGATGGTGCGGCCGGCGTTCGGCCGCCGCGCAACCCCTTTTCCGGAAATTCTTCTCTGGCCGGCCATGCCGTTGAAGTGTGGAAGAAAGCCGTTCCCCAATGGCTGGCCCGATCCCTGGGGGCACGGTTTCGAAAGGAGATCGGACTCTGA
- a CDS encoding EamA family transporter has translation MKGLHIFIPVVLVFVLSQILLKKGVLDLGSARVDKAFFLHALTSPYVLGALALSGIGVLVWLVVLSRYDLGYANLIISFAYVLIVVSSALIFKEDISPIKWLGTLFITLGVYLVTKS, from the coding sequence ATGAAAGGCCTTCATATCTTTATTCCGGTCGTGCTGGTTTTCGTTCTGTCCCAGATTCTTTTGAAAAAAGGTGTTCTCGACCTGGGTTCGGCCCGTGTGGACAAGGCCTTTTTTCTCCATGCCCTGACGTCTCCCTATGTCCTCGGCGCTCTGGCTCTTTCGGGAATCGGTGTGCTGGTCTGGCTCGTTGTTCTTTCGCGATATGATCTCGGATATGCGAATCTGATTATCAGTTTTGCCTACGTCCTCATCGTCGTTTCCTCCGCTCTGATTTTCAAAGAGGACATCTCCCCGATCAAGTGGCTGGGAACGCTGTTCATCACCCTGGGCGTCTACCTTGTCACCAAAAGCTGA
- a CDS encoding DUF2304 domain-containing protein, with amino-acid sequence MGMDDVQGIRIQILSIIGSILLIIFIVELIRRKRLREEFSILWLAMGFVFLGVAMFRNLLDQFSFMIGISYPPTALFLILIIGLMLILMHFSVAISELKEANKKLIQEIGLMKLEAEKREGKP; translated from the coding sequence ATGGGAATGGATGACGTTCAGGGGATCCGAATCCAGATCCTGTCGATCATCGGAAGCATTCTGCTGATCATCTTCATTGTCGAGCTGATCCGGAGAAAACGGCTGCGGGAAGAGTTTTCCATTCTCTGGCTGGCCATGGGTTTTGTTTTCCTCGGAGTGGCCATGTTTCGTAATCTCCTCGACCAGTTCTCGTTCATGATTGGAATCAGCTATCCGCCGACCGCTCTTTTCCTTATCCTGATCATCGGATTGATGCTCATTCTTATGCACTTTTCGGTGGCCATTTCGGAACTCAAGGAGGCCAACAAAAAGCTGATCCAGGAAATCGGACTGATGAAACTCGAGGCGGAAAAAAGGGAAGGGAAACCATGA
- a CDS encoding glycosyltransferase family 2 protein, with the protein MRKIVIIPAFNEEKAIAGVLHDVRKHAPDFDVLVINDGSVDGTSKIAGETGIASVVDLPKNLGIGGAVQTGFIYAVRKGYDIAVQIDGDGQHNPEEISRLVDPILKGESDVVIGSRFVSDSSFRSSLPRRLGIKMFTLMNKILLQENITDSTSGFRSYNRKALDILFRDYPDDYPEPEAVYILIKSGLRVIEIGATMNERQGGRSSITFHKSLFYMVKVFLAIFVRMMKKKK; encoded by the coding sequence ATGCGCAAAATTGTCATCATTCCCGCATTCAATGAAGAAAAGGCCATTGCCGGCGTTCTGCACGACGTGCGGAAACATGCCCCCGATTTCGACGTCCTGGTCATCAACGACGGTTCCGTGGACGGGACGTCGAAAATCGCCGGGGAAACCGGGATCGCCTCCGTCGTCGATCTTCCGAAAAACCTCGGCATCGGCGGCGCCGTTCAAACCGGGTTTATTTACGCCGTAAGAAAAGGATACGATATCGCCGTTCAGATCGACGGCGACGGCCAGCACAACCCCGAGGAGATTTCCCGTCTTGTCGACCCCATTCTCAAGGGCGAGTCCGACGTCGTCATCGGGTCCCGATTCGTGTCCGATTCGTCGTTTCGAAGCTCCCTGCCGCGCCGTCTGGGCATCAAGATGTTTACGCTCATGAATAAAATTCTTCTCCAGGAAAACATCACGGACAGCACCTCGGGCTTCCGGTCCTATAACAGAAAAGCCCTGGACATTCTGTTCCGCGACTACCCGGATGACTACCCGGAACCCGAAGCCGTCTATATCCTGATCAAGTCCGGACTGAGAGTCATCGAAATCGGGGCGACGATGAACGAACGCCAGGGCGGCCGGTCGTCCATCACGTTTCACAAGTCGCTCTTTTACATGGTCAAGGTGTTCCTGGCGATTTTCGTCCGGATGATGAAAAAGAAAAAATAG
- a CDS encoding sugar phosphate nucleotidyltransferase: MADLRAVIMAGGSGTRFWPLSRASRAKQFLDIVSAKSMLEETADRILPLVSRENIFTVAGAAQTKTIRKLLPGLPSKNYLIEPRARNTAPSLMLATARIYIDNPEAVVAALPADHLIRDGKRFLKKLRAGADIAARGDRIVTFGIPPAYPATGYGYIHYRDKDPLMRRGEAFYDVLAFKEKPALAKARRFLAAGGHAWNSGMFLWRADVFAGKLRIHAPEMYPFWERMLAALKRRNRSALQSVFDDIPSISIDYALMEKARGVYVCRGDFGWSDVGAWSSLAEIWPADRSGNSARGETIILDASGCLVYNPRKLTALVGVRDLVVVDAGDVLLICPRDRDQEVRDIVQALGQSGRTEYL; this comes from the coding sequence ATGGCTGACTTGAGAGCCGTCATCATGGCCGGGGGCAGCGGCACCCGGTTCTGGCCGCTCAGCCGGGCGAGTCGGGCCAAGCAGTTTCTGGACATTGTCAGCGCGAAATCCATGCTCGAGGAGACGGCGGATCGGATTCTCCCGCTCGTTTCTCGGGAGAACATCTTCACCGTGGCCGGGGCGGCCCAGACGAAGACCATCCGGAAGCTTCTGCCGGGTCTTCCCTCCAAAAACTATCTCATCGAGCCGCGGGCCCGGAACACGGCGCCTTCGCTCATGCTGGCCACGGCCCGGATTTATATCGACAATCCGGAGGCGGTTGTGGCCGCCCTTCCGGCCGACCACCTGATCCGCGACGGAAAACGCTTTTTGAAAAAACTCCGGGCCGGCGCTGATATCGCCGCCCGGGGCGACCGAATCGTCACTTTCGGTATTCCCCCGGCCTATCCGGCGACAGGCTATGGATATATCCACTATCGCGACAAAGATCCCCTGATGCGCCGCGGCGAGGCGTTTTATGACGTGCTGGCCTTCAAGGAAAAGCCGGCTTTGGCCAAGGCCCGGCGTTTTCTGGCCGCCGGCGGGCACGCCTGGAACTCGGGCATGTTCCTCTGGCGGGCCGATGTCTTTGCCGGCAAACTGAGAATTCATGCGCCCGAAATGTATCCTTTCTGGGAACGCATGCTCGCCGCCCTGAAGCGCCGCAACCGGTCCGCGCTGCAATCGGTCTTCGATGACATTCCGTCCATCTCCATCGATTATGCCCTGATGGAGAAAGCGCGGGGTGTTTATGTCTGCCGCGGCGATTTCGGCTGGTCCGACGTCGGCGCCTGGTCTTCGCTTGCGGAGATCTGGCCTGCCGATCGCTCGGGAAACAGCGCACGGGGGGAGACGATCATTCTTGACGCTTCCGGATGCCTGGTTTACAATCCCCGGAAACTTACAGCCCTCGTCGGAGTCCGGGATCTCGTCGTGGTCGATGCCGGAGACGTTCTTTTGATCTGTCCCCGCGATCGGGACCAGGAAGTCCGGGACATCGTTCAGGCCCTTGGTCAATCGGGAAGAACGGAATATCTTTAA
- a CDS encoding phosphomannomutase/phosphoglucomutase, translating to MKMNPSIFREYDIRGIVGKDLDEAVVETLGRAMGTYFLDRGQREVAVGRDGRISSPEFAVALTRGLTATGCNVTDLGVIPTPLLYFTIFHMNKEAGVMITGSHNPPEHNGFKIMSGRDALYGPSIQELRRIVDAGGFKIGEGTRDTLDIIPIYMDYVAENIRIDRKLKVVVDAGNGTAGVVAVPLFRRLGCEVIALYCDIDGRFPNHHADPTVPEAMEDLIAKVRETGADLGVGYDGDGDRIGAVDDTGRLIWGDQLLAILSRDILARYPGAPIISEVKASKVLYEEVARLGGKPVMWKTGHSLIKKKIKELGAPLAGEMSGHIFFADRWFGFDDAVYASARLFEILSRSNKRLSEMVDELPKTYTTPEIRVYASDEMKFAIVDAVREELAKEHEVIDIDGVRASFPGGWGLVRASNTQAVLVLRFEADTPEQLEAIEKEVRGILEAVIRKLGNG from the coding sequence ATGAAGATGAATCCGAGTATTTTCAGGGAATACGATATTCGGGGGATTGTCGGAAAGGATCTCGATGAGGCCGTCGTGGAAACCCTGGGCCGGGCCATGGGCACTTATTTCCTCGATCGCGGCCAACGTGAAGTCGCCGTGGGCCGGGACGGCCGGATCAGTTCGCCTGAATTCGCCGTGGCCCTCACGCGGGGGTTGACGGCCACGGGATGCAACGTGACCGATCTCGGCGTCATCCCCACGCCGCTTCTTTATTTCACCATCTTTCACATGAACAAGGAAGCGGGCGTGATGATCACCGGCTCCCACAATCCCCCGGAACACAACGGTTTCAAGATCATGTCCGGCCGTGATGCGCTCTATGGACCCAGCATCCAGGAGCTTCGACGGATCGTGGATGCGGGCGGTTTCAAGATCGGTGAAGGCACCAGAGACACCTTGGATATCATCCCGATTTACATGGACTATGTCGCCGAAAACATTCGAATCGATCGAAAACTCAAGGTCGTTGTGGATGCCGGGAACGGCACGGCCGGCGTTGTCGCGGTTCCTCTTTTCAGGAGACTCGGCTGCGAGGTCATCGCATTGTACTGCGATATCGACGGCCGTTTTCCCAATCACCATGCCGACCCGACCGTCCCGGAGGCCATGGAGGACCTCATCGCCAAAGTCCGGGAAACGGGCGCCGATCTGGGCGTCGGCTACGACGGCGACGGCGACCGGATCGGGGCCGTGGACGACACCGGGCGGCTCATTTGGGGAGACCAGCTTTTGGCGATCCTGTCCCGGGATATTCTGGCCCGCTATCCCGGAGCCCCCATCATCTCCGAAGTCAAGGCCTCCAAGGTCCTCTATGAGGAGGTGGCCCGGCTCGGCGGAAAACCCGTCATGTGGAAGACGGGCCACTCACTGATCAAGAAAAAAATAAAGGAATTGGGCGCCCCTCTGGCCGGTGAAATGAGCGGGCACATCTTTTTCGCCGACCGCTGGTTCGGATTCGACGATGCCGTCTATGCCTCGGCCCGCCTCTTCGAAATCCTGTCGCGGTCGAATAAACGGCTCTCCGAGATGGTCGATGAGTTGCCGAAAACCTACACCACGCCGGAGATCCGGGTTTATGCTTCGGACGAAATGAAATTCGCCATTGTCGATGCCGTACGCGAGGAACTGGCCAAGGAACACGAAGTCATCGACATCGACGGCGTTCGGGCCTCCTTTCCCGGCGGTTGGGGTCTTGTCCGGGCGTCCAATACCCAGGCCGTTCTCGTTTTGCGTTTTGAAGCGGACACGCCCGAACAACTCGAGGCCATCGAGAAAGAGGTCCGGGGGATTCTCGAGGCGGTCATTCGGAAGCTGGGCAATGGCTGA
- a CDS encoding HAD hydrolase family protein translates to MDAAERARRIAMILMDVDGTLTDGTLCVQPDGTELKSYHVRDGLGILMAGAAGIKTGIITGKTSQALVGRADRLGIKDVYQGALDKRGAFKAILEKHELMPEQVAFIGDDLGDLPVLEQAGLAGAVGDASAEVKARCHYVCFLPGGRGAVREFIEFILKAQGKWDGLCARITEIGKPAAPVPDPVQ, encoded by the coding sequence ATGGATGCCGCGGAACGGGCCCGCCGGATCGCCATGATTCTCATGGACGTCGACGGGACGCTCACGGACGGGACGCTCTGTGTTCAGCCCGACGGGACGGAGCTCAAGAGCTATCATGTCCGCGACGGACTGGGCATTCTGATGGCCGGCGCGGCCGGGATCAAAACCGGAATCATCACCGGAAAGACATCACAAGCCCTGGTGGGAAGAGCGGACAGGCTGGGCATCAAGGATGTCTATCAGGGCGCCTTGGATAAGCGAGGCGCCTTCAAAGCGATTCTCGAAAAACACGAGTTGATGCCGGAGCAGGTCGCCTTCATCGGCGACGATCTCGGCGACCTGCCCGTTCTTGAGCAGGCCGGACTGGCCGGCGCCGTGGGCGATGCGTCCGCCGAAGTCAAAGCGCGTTGCCACTATGTCTGTTTTCTGCCGGGAGGCCGGGGGGCCGTCCGGGAGTTTATCGAGTTCATTCTCAAGGCCCAGGGCAAATGGGACGGGCTCTGCGCCCGGATTACGGAAATCGGGAAGCCGGCCGCGCCGGTTCCGGATCCGGTTCAATAA
- a CDS encoding KpsF/GutQ family sugar-phosphate isomerase, translated as MTKKEIVAAGREVLNIEAASVAALSLRLGADFSSAVELLSRAKARVIVLGMGKSGLVGRKMAATLTSCGTPAVFLHPAEAGHGDLGVILKDDVVIAISYSGETREILDLLDFIKRIGVKLIAATGDSKSRLARHSDIVLNARVDREAGPGNIIPTASSTATLALGDALALAVMKNKGLGEDDFAVVHPKGQAGRKLIKVENLMHRGRTIPCVRASTPMKEAIEEMTGKKLGMTCVVDEEGRLVGIITDGDLRRTLRRYKGRILNKTAGQCMTQNPQTIGRNELATQALNIMEKKKITSLVIKGCDGRIEGLIHLHDLWRTEMF; from the coding sequence ATGACAAAAAAGGAAATTGTCGCCGCCGGCCGCGAAGTTCTGAACATCGAAGCCGCCTCGGTGGCCGCCTTGAGTCTGCGCCTCGGGGCCGATTTCTCTTCGGCAGTGGAACTCCTGAGCCGGGCGAAAGCCCGGGTCATCGTCCTCGGAATGGGCAAGTCGGGCCTTGTGGGGCGAAAGATGGCGGCCACTCTGACGAGCTGCGGAACACCGGCCGTCTTCCTTCATCCGGCCGAAGCCGGACACGGCGACCTGGGCGTCATTCTCAAGGACGATGTGGTGATTGCGATCTCCTACAGCGGGGAAACTCGGGAAATCCTCGATCTCCTGGATTTCATCAAGCGCATCGGCGTCAAGCTGATCGCCGCAACCGGCGATTCCAAATCCCGGCTCGCCCGGCACAGCGATATCGTCCTCAATGCCCGTGTGGACAGAGAGGCCGGGCCGGGAAATATCATCCCGACGGCCTCGTCGACGGCGACTCTGGCCCTGGGGGACGCGCTGGCTTTGGCGGTCATGAAAAACAAGGGTCTCGGAGAAGATGATTTTGCCGTTGTCCATCCCAAAGGCCAGGCCGGCCGAAAGCTTATCAAAGTGGAAAATCTCATGCATCGCGGCCGGACCATCCCCTGTGTTCGGGCTTCGACACCGATGAAAGAGGCCATCGAGGAGATGACGGGCAAGAAACTCGGCATGACCTGCGTGGTGGACGAAGAAGGCCGGCTGGTCGGAATCATCACCGACGGCGATCTCCGGCGCACGCTCCGTCGATACAAAGGACGAATTCTCAACAAAACGGCCGGACAATGCATGACGCAGAATCCTCAGACCATCGGCCGGAATGAACTTGCGACGCAGGCCTTGAACATCATGGAGAAGAAAAAAATCACCTCTCTCGTCATCAAGGGATGCGACGGCCGAATCGAAGGGTTGATTCACCTGCACGACCTGTGGCGCACGGAGATGTTTTGA
- the kdsA gene encoding 3-deoxy-8-phosphooctulonate synthase, translating into MPIVSKEIPIAEGVVLGGRRPQALIAGPCVIESEDHALALAGSIKDICVRLKMPFIFKASYDKANRTSGKSFRGPGLKEGLAVLQRVKETLGVPVLSDVHETGQVDPAAEVLDVIQIPALLIRQTDLVVRAARTGKPLNLKKGQFMAPEDMKHVLDKVLDQGNDKAILTERGACFGYHNLVFDVRSIPIMKKLGCPVAVDATHSIQRPGGEGDRSGGDAEFIPTVAAAGTAAGADALFVEVHDQPDRALSDGGNSLNIKDLYDLLSMLMNIRKAVLGGES; encoded by the coding sequence ATGCCAATCGTCTCAAAAGAAATCCCCATCGCTGAGGGCGTGGTCCTGGGCGGGCGGCGGCCTCAGGCTCTTATCGCCGGCCCCTGCGTTATCGAAAGCGAGGACCATGCCCTGGCCCTGGCCGGATCGATCAAGGACATCTGCGTTCGGCTGAAGATGCCGTTCATTTTCAAAGCCTCTTACGACAAGGCCAACAGGACATCGGGAAAATCCTTCCGGGGACCGGGATTGAAAGAAGGCTTGGCCGTTCTGCAACGCGTGAAGGAGACCCTCGGCGTGCCTGTTCTCTCCGATGTTCACGAGACCGGCCAGGTGGATCCGGCGGCCGAAGTGCTGGACGTCATTCAAATCCCCGCCCTTCTCATCCGCCAGACCGACCTGGTCGTCCGGGCGGCCCGCACGGGAAAACCACTCAACTTGAAGAAAGGGCAGTTCATGGCGCCCGAGGACATGAAACATGTCCTGGACAAGGTCCTCGACCAGGGAAACGATAAGGCCATCCTGACCGAACGGGGCGCCTGCTTCGGCTATCACAATCTCGTTTTCGATGTCCGTTCGATTCCCATCATGAAAAAACTGGGATGTCCCGTGGCCGTCGATGCCACCCATAGCATTCAACGGCCGGGCGGTGAGGGCGATCGCTCCGGCGGCGACGCCGAATTCATTCCCACCGTGGCCGCGGCCGGAACGGCCGCCGGCGCCGACGCGCTTTTCGTCGAAGTCCACGATCAGCCCGACCGGGCTCTTTCGGACGGAGGCAACTCATTGAATATAAAAGATTTATATGATCTTTTGTCCATGCTCATGAATATCCGGAAGGCCGTCCTCGGGGGAGAGTCATGA
- a CDS encoding CTP synthase, giving the protein MSKYVFVTGGVISGLGKGIASASIGLLLESHGYKITIQKFDPYLNIDPGTMSPFQHGEVYVTDDGAETDLDLGHYERFTSTRTTQAHNWTAGQIYESIIRKERKGEFLGKTVQVIPHVTDEIRERFKAVSEGHDVVIVEIGGTAGDIESLPFLEATRQMRLVLGPENTIFVHLTLIPYVGASGELKSKPTQHSVRELRAIGIQPDILLCRTDRALPNELKAKIALFTNVPLEAVIAARDAGNILEIPLNFAKENLDGILLRLLHLAPGKPNLSKWRGLVRKIQSLRDEVRIAMVGKYAGLHDSYISLNQALDHGGLANNVKVRIDWIESEELEKKDPARVLKGMDGILVPGGFGIRGIEGKIRAVSYARKKSVPYFGICLGMQVAAIEYARNAAGLKAANSTEFDPGTPHKIITMWRELSRDCDLGGTMRRGRYLCRLKKNTLAFKAYGKTVTQERHRHRYEFNPEYEDILAGAGLVFSGVNPDYGLVEIIELRNHPWFLACQFHPEFLSKPLDPHPLFKAFIGACHANRLKRNPHR; this is encoded by the coding sequence ATGAGCAAATACGTTTTTGTGACGGGCGGTGTGATTTCCGGATTGGGTAAAGGCATCGCCTCGGCTTCCATCGGCCTGCTTCTCGAAAGTCACGGTTACAAGATCACGATCCAGAAATTCGACCCCTACCTCAACATCGATCCGGGGACCATGAGTCCCTTCCAGCATGGGGAAGTCTATGTCACGGACGACGGCGCCGAAACCGATCTCGACCTCGGCCATTACGAACGTTTCACCTCCACCCGAACGACCCAGGCCCACAACTGGACGGCCGGACAAATCTATGAATCCATCATCCGCAAGGAAAGAAAAGGGGAGTTTCTGGGCAAGACCGTCCAGGTCATTCCCCATGTCACGGACGAAATCCGGGAAAGATTCAAAGCCGTATCCGAAGGCCATGACGTCGTCATTGTGGAAATCGGCGGAACGGCAGGCGACATCGAAAGCCTGCCGTTTCTCGAGGCGACCCGTCAAATGCGCCTGGTACTCGGTCCGGAAAACACCATATTCGTTCACCTGACTTTGATTCCCTATGTTGGAGCCTCTGGGGAACTCAAATCCAAACCCACGCAGCACAGTGTCCGGGAACTCCGGGCTATCGGGATTCAGCCCGATATTCTCCTCTGCCGAACCGACCGGGCTTTGCCCAATGAACTGAAGGCGAAGATCGCTCTGTTCACCAACGTTCCTCTTGAAGCCGTCATCGCCGCCCGGGATGCCGGAAACATCCTTGAAATCCCTCTCAATTTCGCCAAAGAGAACCTGGACGGGATTCTCCTCCGGCTTCTTCATCTTGCGCCGGGAAAACCAAACCTGTCCAAATGGCGCGGTCTGGTTCGGAAAATCCAAAGTCTGCGGGATGAGGTCCGCATCGCCATGGTCGGAAAATATGCCGGACTTCACGATTCCTACATCAGCCTCAATCAGGCTCTGGACCACGGCGGATTGGCCAACAACGTCAAGGTCCGCATCGACTGGATCGAATCCGAGGAACTGGAAAAAAAAGATCCGGCGAGAGTTCTTAAAGGGATGGACGGCATTCTTGTGCCCGGCGGTTTCGGGATACGCGGCATCGAAGGCAAAATCCGGGCCGTATCGTATGCCCGAAAAAAAAGCGTCCCGTACTTCGGCATCTGTCTGGGCATGCAGGTTGCCGCGATCGAATATGCGCGGAATGCAGCCGGGCTCAAGGCCGCCAACAGCACGGAGTTCGACCCGGGGACGCCTCACAAAATCATCACTATGTGGCGCGAACTGTCGCGGGACTGCGATCTGGGCGGAACCATGCGCCGGGGCCGATATCTCTGCCGGCTGAAAAAAAATACCCTGGCCTTCAAAGCCTACGGCAAAACCGTCACTCAGGAGCGCCATCGCCACCGTTACGAATTCAACCCGGAATATGAAGACATCCTGGCCGGGGCCGGGCTGGTTTTTTCCGGAGTCAATCCCGATTACGGCCTTGTGGAAATCATCGAGCTTCGGAATCATCCCTGGTTTCTGGCCTGCCAGTTTCATCCGGAATTTCTGTCGAAACCCCTGGATCCTCATCCTCTTTTCAAGGCTTTCATTGGAGCATGCCATGCCAATCGTCTCAAAAGAAATCCCCATCGCTGA